A DNA window from Castanea sativa cultivar Marrone di Chiusa Pesio chromosome 7, ASM4071231v1 contains the following coding sequences:
- the LOC142643391 gene encoding NADH dehydrogenase [ubiquinone] iron-sulfur protein 8-A, mitochondrial → MAAAILARKSLHALRARQLAVSAQALQGSNHYGLRFNAHPFSTKNDDEEYEKLTKEISKDWNTVFERSINTLFLTELVRGLMLTLKYFFEPKFTINYPFEKGPLSPRFRGEHALRRYPTGEERCIACKLCEAVCPAQAITIEAEEREDGSRRTTRYDIDMTKCIYCGFCQEACPVDAIVEGPNFEYSTETHEELLYDKEKLLENGDRWESEIAENLRSESLYR, encoded by the exons ATGGCCGCCGCGATCTTAGCTCGCAAATCGCTTCACGCTCTTCGTGCTCGTCAGCTC GCTGTTTCTGCACAAGCATTGCAGGGTTCGAACCACTATGGACTGCGGTTCAATGCTCACCCATTCAGCACTAAAAATG ATGATGAAGAATATGAGAAACTTACAAAAGAGATATCAAAGGACTGGAATACTG TTTTTGAGCGAAGCATAAACACATTGTTTCTCACTGAATTGGTTCGGGGTCTGATGCTGACACTCAAATACTTCTTTGAGCCAAAATTTACT ATTAATTATCCATTTGAGAAGGGCCCCTTGAGCCCTCGTTTCCGTGGTGAACATGCCCTCCGTCGATACCCAACTGGAGAGGAACGTTGCATTGCATGCAAACTCTGTGAAGCA GTATGTCCTGCACAAGCAATCACAATTGAGGCGGAGGAGCGAGAAGACGGTAGCCGGAGGACTACTAG GTatgatattgacatgacaaAGTGCATTTATTGTGGATTCTGCCAAGAGGCTTGCCCTGTTGATGCTATTGTTGAAGGTCCCAACTTTGAGTATTCAACAGAGACTCATGAG GAACTTCTATATGACAAAGAGAAGCTTCTTGAGAATGGGGACCGATGGGAATCTGAGATTGCGGAGAACCTCAGATCTGAAAGCCTATATCGCTGA